A single Anas acuta chromosome 19, bAnaAcu1.1, whole genome shotgun sequence DNA region contains:
- the LOC137842221 gene encoding C-C motif chemokine 4 homolog: MKLFSLTLVALLLAAVWTESWGLSFRSPRSKCCYKDMFFQKKIPASLIRSYEETLPNCSRRGVRVELLKGRKVCVDPEEPWFQEYLNRQKLSNAVA; encoded by the exons ATGAAGCTCTTCTCCCTGACCCTGGTCGCCCTGCTGCTCGCTGCTGTCTGGACTGAAAGCTGGGGTTTATCCT TCCGCAGCCCCCGCTCCAAATGCTGCTACAAGGATATgttcttccagaagaaaatccCTGCCTCGCTCATCCGGAGCTACGAGGAGACGCTCCCAAACTGCTCCCGCAGAGGCGTGAG AGTGGAGCTGCTGAAGGGGAGGAAGGTCTGCGTGGACCCCGAAGAGCCCTGGTTCCAGGAGTACCTGAACAGACAGAAGCTGAGCAATGCCGTGGCGTga
- the LOC137842399 gene encoding PHD finger protein 7-like, which produces MELRPRRHRVPQPPPVSPLSPTAQLRVLAGSPQVPSPPKKKRHVPEEEVCRLCQRADDDPEVFGETCQQDGLCIHENCLYHASGLSQQGDDGEGFFGFLFPDIHQELQRVAQKTCCICWQQGASVTCQVRRCPRNFHFPCGIERGCVSQFFGEFKSFCWQHRPAQRLRAPQQGHSPCVICLEAVVRRPCYNTLVCPACTSAWFHRRCIQSQALSSALHHFRCPLCQDVQTFQEEMFRLGIKIPDRDAAWEEDGAFEEHYQRHRSCDASQCLCPVGREQSEDTGPWRLLLCSSCGSCGTHQLCSDIGEDISSWECSDCADTCTVSPGAANPDPTAPAQGPTCSTPAPGSSGLEHEAGMLRGHPGSQLPSQPTESPSATSQPLTDNPRGCP; this is translated from the exons ATGGAGCTGAGACCCCGGCGCCACAGGGTGCCACAACCCCCCCCAGTCAGCCCCCTCAgtcccacagcccagctcaGGGTGCTGGCAGGGTCCCCTCAGGTGCcgtcccccccaaaaaagaagcGGCATGTCCCCGAGGAGGAAG TGTGCAGGCTGTGCCAGCGGGCAGATGACGACCCCGAGGTGTTTGGGGAGACGTGCCAGCAGGATGGGCTCTGCATCCACGAGAACTGCCTG TACCACGCCAGCGGGCTGAGCCAGCAAGGGGATGACGGAGAGGGTTTCTTCGGCTTCCTCTTCCCCGACAtccaccaggagctgcagcggGTGGCACAGAAG acGTGCTGcatctgctggcagcagggcgCCTCGGTCACCTGCCAGGTCCGGAGATGTCCCCGAAACTTCCACTTCCCCTGCGGCATCGAGCGGGGCTGCGTCTCCCAGTTTTTCGGGGAGTTCAA GTCCTTTTGCTGGCAGCACCGGCCGGCACAGCGGCTGCGAGCACCGCAGCAGGGCCACAGCCCGTGTGTCATCTGCCTGGAGGCGGTGGTGAGGCGGCCCTGCTACAACACCCTGGTCTGTCCCGCCTGCACCAGCGCCTGGTTCCACCGCCGCTGCATCCAG AGCCAGGCGCTGAGCTCGGCCCTGCACCATTTCCGCTGCCCGCTGTGCCAGGACGTGCAGACCTTCCAGGAGGAGATGTTTCGCCTGGGCATCAAAATCCCCGACAG GGACGCTGCCTGGGAGGAGGACGGGGCTTTTGAGGAGCATTACCAGCGGCATAGATCCTGCGACGCCAGCCAGTGCCTGTGCCCGGTGGGACGGGAGCAGTCAGAGGACACGGG ACCCTGGAggttgctgctctgcagctcctgtggctCCTGCGGGACCCatcagctctgctctgacatcGGGGAGGACATCAGCTCCTGGGAGTGCAGCGACTGCGCCGACACATGCACCG TGTCACCTGGAGCAGCCAACCCAGACCCCACAGCCCCGGCGCAGGGACCCACATGCAGCACCCCGGCTCCTGGGAGTTCAGGTCTGGAACACGAGGCTGGGATGCTGCGAGGTCACCCCGGCAGCCAGCTGCCCTCCCAGCCCACAGAAAGCCCCTCGGCCACCTCCCAGCCACTGACCGACAACCCCAGAGGATGTCCCTAA
- the LOC137842220 gene encoding C-C motif chemokine 3-like: protein MAKAAGAFCVLLLLITLCYENLAQRAPAVPDKCCFNFQTRRIKRDNVVSCYATSPECPHQAVIFKVKSGKEICAQAGRAWVKRYQQSFPVSSFSIPS, encoded by the exons atggCCAAGGCAGCCGGGGCCTTCtgcgtcctcctcctcctcatcacGCTTTGCTACGAGAACCTGGCCCAGA GAGCCCCGGCCGTGCCCGACAAGTGCTGCTTCAACTTCCAGACGAGACGAATCAAGAGGGACAACGTCGTCTCCTGCTACGCCACCAGCCCTGAGTGCCCGCACCAGGCGGTGAT CTTCAAGGTGAAGAGCGGCAAGGAGATCTGCGCCCAGGCGGGCAGGGCCTGGGTGAAGAGGTACCAGCAGAGCTTCCCAGTCAGCTCCTTCTCCATACCCAGCTAG